In Capillimicrobium parvum, a genomic segment contains:
- a CDS encoding WS/DGAT/MGAT family O-acyltransferase, translating into MGQQHGDRLSATDASFLAQEGPTSHMHIGGLSVLEGPPPDFRELCDLLRGRLHLVPRYRQKLATPPLGTGRPLWVDDPSFNLEYHVRQTALPSPGSEEQLLNLTSRVFSQALDRSKPLWEMWIVEGLADGRWAILSKTHHCLIDGISGVDLATVLFDLDPVPRDVGGAGTAWTPRPEPTGAELLARGLTGFVRTGLRLADGALSAISHPERSVSGGLEALEGVGEIAWAVANPAPATPLNVEIGPHRRFVGVRNRLEDFKEVKAAFGTTVNDVVLAVVAGALRDWLHSRGVRTEGLELRALVPVSIRTADDQGQLGNRLAAMRGPLPVYIADPVARLMAVKQAMTGIKESKQAVGAEVLTSVQDFAPPTILAQASRLNFSTRLFNMIVTNVPGPQLPLYVYGREVLDVFPIAFLPRRHGLAVAIISYNGAVNFGLLGDLDALPDIDVLAGGLQDQLAELSRLADERRAAGAETEGAPA; encoded by the coding sequence ATGGGACAGCAGCACGGAGACCGGCTCAGCGCGACCGACGCCTCCTTCCTGGCCCAGGAGGGACCGACCTCGCACATGCACATCGGCGGCCTCTCGGTCCTCGAGGGCCCGCCGCCGGACTTCCGCGAGCTCTGCGACCTGTTGCGCGGCCGCCTGCACCTCGTCCCGCGCTACCGCCAGAAGCTCGCCACCCCGCCGCTCGGCACGGGCCGGCCGCTGTGGGTCGACGACCCGAGCTTCAACCTCGAGTACCACGTGCGCCAGACCGCGCTGCCCTCCCCCGGCTCGGAGGAGCAGCTGCTGAACCTGACGTCGCGGGTGTTCTCCCAGGCGCTCGACCGGTCCAAGCCGCTGTGGGAGATGTGGATCGTCGAGGGGCTCGCGGACGGGCGCTGGGCGATCCTCTCCAAGACGCACCATTGCCTGATCGACGGCATCAGCGGCGTCGACCTGGCGACCGTGCTCTTCGACCTCGACCCCGTCCCGCGCGACGTGGGGGGCGCCGGCACGGCCTGGACGCCCCGCCCCGAGCCCACGGGCGCCGAGCTCCTCGCGCGCGGCCTGACGGGCTTCGTGCGTACGGGCCTTCGGCTCGCGGACGGCGCGCTGAGCGCGATCTCCCACCCCGAGCGCTCGGTGTCCGGCGGGCTCGAGGCCCTCGAGGGCGTCGGCGAGATCGCCTGGGCGGTCGCCAACCCGGCCCCGGCCACGCCGCTGAACGTGGAGATCGGCCCGCACCGTCGCTTCGTCGGGGTCCGCAACCGGCTCGAGGACTTCAAGGAGGTCAAGGCCGCGTTCGGCACGACGGTCAATGACGTGGTGCTCGCCGTGGTCGCGGGGGCCCTGCGCGACTGGCTGCACTCCCGCGGCGTGCGGACCGAGGGGCTCGAGCTGCGCGCGCTCGTCCCGGTGTCGATCCGCACCGCCGACGACCAGGGCCAGCTCGGCAACCGCCTCGCGGCCATGCGCGGCCCGCTGCCGGTCTACATCGCCGATCCGGTCGCCCGGCTCATGGCGGTCAAGCAGGCGATGACCGGCATCAAGGAGTCCAAGCAGGCGGTCGGGGCCGAGGTGCTCACGAGCGTGCAGGACTTCGCGCCGCCGACGATCCTCGCCCAGGCCTCGCGGCTGAACTTCTCCACGCGGCTGTTCAACATGATCGTCACGAACGTGCCGGGGCCGCAGCTCCCGCTCTACGTGTACGGCCGCGAGGTGCTCGACGTCTTCCCGATCGCGTTCCTGCCCAGGCGCCACGGGCTAGCGGTCGCGATCATCTCCTACAACGGCGCGGTGAACTTCGGCCTGCTCGGCGACCTCGACGCGCTTCCGGACATCGACGTCCTCGCCGGCGGCCTGCAGGATCAGCTCGCCGAGCTCAGCCGGCTCGCGGACGAGCGGCGCGCGGCCGGCGCCGAGACCGAGGGCGCCCCGGCCTGA
- a CDS encoding response regulator: MDPELIPRQPDPTTDNAEPSTGDLQAGRAGRSIRVLLADGDPVTRRWLSDRLHEVQDVVVVGQARDGIEAVELAVYYRPDIVLSELHLEKIDGVEAMRRIHARSPEIRVLFLSTERRSSVHLEVMHAGACGVLSKDTPFDGVIQALLGIARGEAATSRTVTRRLVEQLRDIPEVGSGVRPIHSTLTGREWEVLDALCAGATPAAVAQSMQVAPATVKSHVKHVMAKLGAHSREEAIMLARERFRFREALM, translated from the coding sequence ATGGATCCTGAGCTCATCCCGAGGCAGCCCGATCCGACGACCGACAACGCGGAGCCGAGCACCGGCGACCTGCAGGCCGGCCGGGCCGGGCGGAGCATCCGCGTCCTGCTCGCGGACGGCGATCCGGTCACGCGGCGGTGGCTGAGCGACAGGCTGCACGAGGTGCAGGACGTGGTCGTCGTCGGGCAGGCGCGCGACGGCATAGAGGCCGTCGAGCTGGCGGTCTACTACCGCCCCGACATCGTGCTCTCCGAGTTGCACCTCGAGAAGATCGACGGCGTCGAGGCGATGCGGCGCATTCACGCCCGCTCGCCCGAGATCCGCGTCCTGTTCCTCTCGACGGAGCGCCGGAGCTCGGTCCACCTCGAGGTCATGCACGCGGGAGCGTGCGGGGTGCTGTCGAAGGACACGCCGTTCGACGGCGTCATCCAGGCACTGCTCGGGATCGCCCGCGGCGAGGCGGCGACCTCCCGCACGGTGACCCGGCGGCTCGTGGAGCAGCTGCGCGACATCCCGGAGGTGGGGTCCGGCGTACGGCCCATCCACAGCACGCTGACCGGCCGCGAATGGGAGGTGCTCGACGCCTTGTGCGCCGGTGCCACCCCCGCCGCGGTCGCGCAGTCCATGCAGGTGGCGCCCGCGACGGTCAAGAGCCACGTCAAGCACGTCATGGCCAAGCTCGGCGCCCACAGCCGTGAGGAGGCGATCATGCTCGCCCGCGAGCGGTTCCGCTTCCGAGAAGCGTTGATGTAG
- a CDS encoding S8 family peptidase has protein sequence MRRLVLVCLAVALGLPASAGAATTGRLLVSLRATPSGHATAATAASAVAARAGAVPAGRIVTQVGMVTVRPRAGQTLRALAARLRRDPAVRAVDAEHRATPRLVPDDPVFSTPDPAAAGQTLAWWAVRENFPAAWDRADGDSVTVAVIDQGVEISHPDLAGKIRAAVDFDSDPGHGPATEDEAGHGTHVASLACAQPGNGIGLAGAGFDCGLLVEKSDLTNSSVVRAIVDATDRGASVISMSFGTDDRSRAPQAMIDAVSYAYDRGAVLVAAAADKRTTEQGFPANILQPTGTGPDIAAGKGLSVTAADFTDEAASFAGDGSQISIAAYGAFSRPGADGVLGAFTAGPNEIELGASGKPCNCRTTLAGDARYAFLAGTSMATPIVAGAAALVRDANPDLGPADVMQVLKRTARRPGGGGWTDGLGWGIVDAGAAVQGALRLDRRPPTSSVLAPSTTSGRSLVLRVTATDTAAPGVRVAGVRSVRVYRSRNGGAAHLVTTTTSRRLRVRVPSRGRYAFYTQAVDRAGNLEPAPQSPDARTRVATV, from the coding sequence ATGCGGCGACTCGTCCTGGTCTGCCTCGCGGTGGCTCTGGGCCTGCCCGCCTCCGCCGGTGCCGCCACGACCGGCCGGCTGCTCGTCTCGCTGCGCGCCACGCCGAGCGGCCACGCGACGGCCGCCACCGCCGCGAGCGCCGTCGCCGCCCGCGCCGGCGCCGTCCCCGCCGGCCGGATCGTGACGCAGGTCGGGATGGTCACGGTGCGCCCGCGCGCCGGGCAGACGCTGCGCGCCCTCGCGGCCCGCCTGCGGCGCGACCCGGCGGTGCGCGCGGTCGACGCCGAGCATCGGGCCACACCGCGCCTGGTCCCGGACGACCCGGTGTTCTCGACGCCCGACCCGGCCGCGGCGGGTCAGACGCTCGCCTGGTGGGCGGTGCGCGAGAACTTCCCCGCCGCCTGGGACCGCGCCGACGGCGACAGCGTCACGGTGGCGGTCATCGACCAGGGCGTCGAGATCTCGCATCCCGACCTGGCCGGCAAGATCCGCGCCGCGGTCGACTTCGACTCGGATCCGGGGCACGGCCCGGCGACCGAGGACGAGGCGGGCCACGGCACCCACGTCGCCTCGCTGGCGTGCGCGCAGCCGGGCAACGGCATCGGCCTCGCCGGCGCCGGCTTCGACTGCGGGCTGCTCGTCGAGAAGTCCGACCTGACGAACTCGAGCGTCGTGCGCGCGATCGTCGACGCGACCGACCGGGGGGCTTCGGTGATCTCGATGAGCTTCGGCACCGACGACCGCTCGCGCGCGCCGCAGGCCATGATCGACGCCGTGAGCTACGCCTACGACCGCGGGGCCGTCCTGGTCGCCGCGGCCGCCGACAAGCGCACCACCGAGCAGGGCTTCCCGGCGAACATCCTCCAGCCGACCGGCACCGGCCCGGACATCGCCGCCGGCAAGGGGCTGTCCGTGACGGCTGCGGACTTCACCGACGAGGCGGCGAGCTTCGCCGGCGACGGCTCGCAGATCTCGATCGCCGCGTACGGCGCGTTCAGCCGCCCGGGCGCGGATGGCGTGCTCGGCGCCTTCACGGCCGGGCCGAACGAGATCGAGCTCGGCGCGTCGGGTAAGCCGTGCAACTGCCGCACGACGCTCGCGGGGGACGCCCGCTACGCCTTCCTGGCCGGCACCTCGATGGCCACGCCGATCGTCGCGGGGGCGGCCGCGCTGGTCCGCGACGCCAACCCGGACCTCGGTCCCGCCGACGTCATGCAGGTGCTCAAGCGCACGGCCCGGCGGCCCGGCGGCGGGGGATGGACCGACGGGCTGGGATGGGGCATCGTCGATGCCGGTGCGGCGGTGCAGGGGGCGCTGCGGCTCGACCGGCGGCCGCCGACGTCCAGCGTCCTCGCCCCGTCCACCACCAGCGGGCGCAGCCTGGTGCTGCGCGTGACCGCGACCGACACCGCGGCGCCCGGTGTGCGGGTCGCCGGCGTGCGCAGCGTGCGCGTGTACCGCTCGCGCAACGGGGGCGCGGCGCACCTGGTGACCACGACCACCTCGCGCCGACTGCGCGTCCGCGTCCCCAGTCGTGGTCGCTACGCGTTCTACACGCAGGCGGTCGATCGCGCCGGCAACCTCGAGCCGGCCCCGCAGAGCCCGGACGCGCGCACGCGCGTCGCGACGGTCTGA
- a CDS encoding M28 family metallopeptidase — MTPKLLFWALGIQVVLGGLLIWQAANDFSLFRDEGGGDTGKPAAVAPAVPEPRVDRFDADRAMDWARRQVALGPRPAGSDAQRQAGELLRAALPAGRFVELGPTNSSHPPLRNIEGSLPGRGRPILLVAHYDTTPVPGYVGANNSAAGVGAVIELARSLRRWPPQSRRPVHFLLTDGEEAPDHPPKGDFYEQGLRGSKAAARTSRAGQVIVLDFIAQKDLRIEREQGSDPQLWERLRAAARRVGVARVFPDESRGEITDDHTPFARRGIPAIDLIDFDYPCWQKPCDTMDKLDVRSLDASGETVLELVRTLR, encoded by the coding sequence ATGACGCCGAAGCTGCTGTTCTGGGCGCTCGGCATCCAGGTCGTCCTCGGCGGGCTGCTGATCTGGCAGGCGGCGAACGACTTCTCGCTGTTTCGCGACGAGGGCGGCGGCGACACCGGCAAGCCGGCGGCGGTCGCACCCGCGGTGCCCGAGCCGCGCGTGGACCGCTTCGACGCGGACCGGGCGATGGACTGGGCGCGCCGTCAGGTCGCGCTTGGCCCGCGACCGGCGGGCTCGGACGCCCAGCGCCAGGCCGGCGAGCTCCTGCGCGCGGCGCTGCCGGCCGGCCGCTTCGTCGAACTCGGACCCACGAACTCGTCCCACCCACCCCTGCGCAACATCGAGGGCTCCCTTCCGGGCCGGGGACGCCCGATCCTCCTCGTCGCCCACTACGACACGACGCCCGTCCCCGGATACGTCGGCGCGAACAACAGCGCCGCCGGGGTGGGCGCGGTGATCGAGCTGGCGAGATCGCTGCGGCGCTGGCCGCCGCAGTCGCGCCGGCCCGTGCACTTCCTGCTCACCGACGGGGAGGAGGCGCCGGACCACCCGCCGAAGGGCGACTTCTACGAGCAGGGCCTGCGCGGCTCGAAGGCCGCGGCGCGGACCTCGCGCGCCGGCCAGGTGATCGTGCTGGACTTCATCGCCCAGAAGGACCTGCGCATCGAGCGCGAGCAGGGCTCGGATCCCCAGCTCTGGGAGCGGCTGCGCGCCGCGGCGCGGCGGGTCGGCGTCGCCCGCGTCTTCCCGGACGAGAGCCGCGGCGAGATCACCGACGACCACACGCCGTTCGCCCGCCGCGGCATCCCGGCGATCGACCTCATCGACTTCGACTACCCCTGCTGGCAGAAGCCCTGCGACACGATGGACAAGCTCGACGTCCGCTCGCTCGACGCCTCCGGTGAGACGGTGCTCGAGCTCGTTCGTACACTGAGGTAG
- a CDS encoding 4-hydroxy-3-methylbut-2-enyl diphosphate reductase codes for MVKRLLLASPRGYCAGVDRAVQTVERALELYGAPVYVRKEIVHNKHVVEKLRERGAVFVEQETEVPEGSTVVFSAHGVSPAVHANAAARELRTIDATCPLVTKVHREAVKFAGEGYTIVLIGHSGHEEVEGTMGEAPDHIVLVESEEDVDALEIADPERVAYISQTTLSVDETHSIIVRLREKFPHITGPRTDDICYATTNRQAAVKQMAGECDLVLVIGSRNSSNSQRLVEVARDYGAEAHLIDNQTQVQEAWLDGKETVGISSGASAPEELVQQLVGFFRDRGVDDVSEFEVVSEDVRFMLPKSIRQALAAQGT; via the coding sequence ATGGTCAAGCGACTCCTCCTCGCCTCGCCGCGCGGCTACTGCGCCGGCGTCGACCGCGCCGTGCAGACGGTCGAGCGCGCGCTCGAGCTCTACGGCGCCCCCGTCTACGTGCGCAAGGAGATCGTGCACAACAAGCACGTCGTCGAGAAGCTGCGCGAGCGCGGGGCGGTCTTCGTCGAGCAGGAGACCGAGGTTCCCGAGGGCTCGACGGTCGTCTTCTCGGCCCACGGCGTCTCGCCTGCGGTCCACGCGAACGCCGCGGCCCGCGAGCTGCGGACTATCGACGCGACGTGCCCCCTCGTCACGAAGGTCCATCGCGAGGCGGTCAAGTTCGCCGGCGAGGGCTACACGATCGTCCTCATCGGCCACAGCGGCCACGAGGAGGTCGAGGGCACGATGGGCGAGGCGCCGGACCACATCGTCCTCGTCGAGAGCGAGGAGGACGTCGACGCGCTCGAGATCGCCGATCCCGAGCGGGTCGCCTACATCTCGCAGACGACGCTGTCGGTCGACGAGACCCACTCGATCATCGTCCGCCTGCGCGAGAAGTTCCCGCACATCACCGGGCCGCGCACCGACGACATCTGCTACGCCACGACGAATCGCCAGGCGGCCGTCAAGCAGATGGCCGGCGAATGCGATCTCGTGCTCGTCATCGGCTCCCGGAACTCCTCGAACTCGCAGCGCCTCGTGGAGGTCGCACGCGACTACGGCGCCGAGGCCCACCTGATCGACAACCAGACGCAGGTGCAGGAGGCGTGGCTCGACGGCAAGGAGACGGTCGGGATCTCCTCGGGCGCCAGCGCCCCGGAGGAGCTCGTGCAGCAGCTCGTCGGCTTCTTCCGCGATCGCGGCGTCGACGACGTCTCGGAGTTCGAGGTCGTCTCCGAGGACGTGCGGTTCATGCTCCCCAAGAGCATCCGCCAGGCGCTGGCCGCCCAGGGCACCTGA
- a CDS encoding NAD-dependent epimerase/dehydratase family protein has protein sequence MKVVVTGATGNVGTAVVRALGSDERIEEIVGVARRRPPDLQLPRTVWRQADVAQDDLAPHLAGADAVIHLAWLIQPSRDERATHRVNVEGSARVFEAAARAGVGTIVYASSVGAYSEGPKDRAVDESWPTEGIESSFYSRHKAAVERILDSFEAAHPGVRVVRLRPGLIFQREAASEIRRLFAGPLLPSALLRRRLIPVVPSHPRLRFQAVHTHDVAQAYRLAVLGDHARGAYNVAADPVLDGERLATLLGARAVRVPAAVLRAGADLTWRARLQPTPAGWVDMGLGVPIMDASRARSELGWNPARTGEEAFMDLFEGMRDGAGFATPPLDPGTGGPARGGEVLTGVGARNP, from the coding sequence ATGAAGGTCGTCGTCACCGGCGCCACCGGCAACGTGGGAACCGCCGTCGTGCGCGCCCTCGGATCGGACGAGCGCATCGAGGAGATCGTGGGCGTCGCGCGCCGCCGCCCGCCGGACCTGCAGCTGCCGCGCACCGTCTGGCGCCAGGCCGACGTCGCGCAGGACGACCTCGCGCCGCATCTCGCCGGCGCCGACGCCGTCATCCACCTCGCCTGGCTGATCCAGCCGTCGCGCGACGAGCGCGCGACGCACCGCGTGAACGTCGAGGGCTCGGCCCGGGTGTTCGAGGCCGCCGCCCGAGCCGGCGTCGGCACGATCGTCTACGCGTCGTCGGTCGGCGCGTACTCGGAGGGGCCGAAGGACCGCGCGGTCGACGAGTCGTGGCCGACCGAGGGCATCGAGTCGTCGTTCTACTCGCGCCACAAGGCGGCGGTCGAGCGGATCCTGGACTCGTTCGAGGCGGCGCACCCCGGTGTGCGGGTCGTCCGCCTGCGGCCCGGGCTCATCTTCCAGCGCGAGGCGGCCTCGGAGATCCGGCGGCTGTTCGCCGGTCCGCTGCTGCCCAGCGCCCTGCTGCGCCGCAGGCTCATCCCGGTCGTGCCGAGCCATCCCCGGCTGCGCTTCCAGGCCGTGCACACGCACGACGTCGCCCAGGCGTACCGGCTCGCCGTGCTCGGCGACCACGCGCGCGGCGCCTACAACGTCGCCGCCGATCCGGTCCTCGACGGCGAGCGCCTCGCGACGCTCCTCGGCGCGCGCGCGGTGCGTGTGCCCGCCGCGGTGCTGCGCGCCGGCGCGGACCTGACGTGGCGAGCGCGGCTGCAGCCGACACCGGCGGGCTGGGTCGACATGGGGCTCGGCGTGCCGATCATGGACGCCTCCCGCGCCCGCTCCGAGCTGGGCTGGAACCCGGCCCGCACGGGCGAGGAGGCCTTCATGGACCTGTTCGAGGGCATGCGCGACGGCGCCGGGTTCGCCACGCCGCCGCTGGACCCCGGCACGGGCGGCCCCGCCCGCGGCGGCGAGGTTCTCACCGGCGTGGGCGCGCGCAACCCGTAG
- a CDS encoding DNA-binding transcriptional response regulator, translating into MSAKPCRVLILRMEAKASDALEHALAGLGAETTVDDSCATSVAEALEPDVVVIDIDGAGRDAERIASQFADAVPQSAIILLSDHVDDAAMHDALLAGAAGVLRRDVSARALSRTVYGVAAGEAAVPRSTQAMLLEQLRGLGDDFR; encoded by the coding sequence GTGAGCGCCAAGCCGTGCCGCGTCCTGATCCTTCGCATGGAGGCGAAGGCCAGTGACGCGCTGGAGCACGCCCTCGCCGGCCTCGGCGCGGAGACGACGGTCGACGACTCATGTGCGACGAGCGTGGCCGAGGCGCTCGAGCCGGACGTCGTGGTCATCGACATCGATGGCGCGGGACGCGACGCGGAGCGGATCGCCTCGCAGTTCGCCGACGCGGTCCCGCAGAGCGCGATCATCCTCCTCAGCGACCACGTCGACGACGCGGCCATGCACGACGCCCTGCTGGCGGGCGCCGCCGGTGTGCTCCGACGCGACGTCTCCGCCCGAGCGTTGTCGCGGACGGTCTACGGCGTCGCGGCCGGTGAGGCGGCGGTGCCGCGTTCGACGCAGGCGATGCTGCTCGAGCAGCTGCGCGGCCTGGGTGACGACTTCCGCTAA